CATCTATTGCGATATTATCGTAATTGCGTTCTTCTCTTACCCTTTGAAATATTCTGTGATGGAGAAGTTCTTCTCCGTCCAATCTGCCTTGCCAAATATTACTCATTATTCAGTCATTTGCCTATTGTATGTATTCAATTAGCTGACATTGAAAACCCGCTCATTGAATAACAAAGTATGGTTAATTTTTATAATTTTAATTTTTATTCCCATCAATATAAACAAGTTCAGCCTTTAAACTTCCCTGATTATAAAGTATATTTTGAAAATTATTGGTTTTGAAAGTAACAAAATCTGCTTTCTTCCCTGTTTCCAACTGTCCTCTATCCTCCAGATTAAGGGCATAAGCTGCACGGAAAGTCATTCCCGCCAATACTTCAGCAGTGGTTAATTTCTGGAAAGCAGCTAAGATAGAAGCCTGAGTTATTAAATTTCCCATTGGGGCTGATCCCGGGTTCCAATCACTTGCAATGGCTACAATAGCTCCTGCATCTAATAATTTTCTTGCCGGAGTAAATTTTTCACCTAAGCCTAAGCTTGCTCCGGGGAGAGCTGTTGCTACAGTATCGGATTTAGCCAAAAACTCGATATCCTCATCAATTGTTGCTTCTAAATGGTCTGCAGATTTAGCACCCACCTCTACTGCAATTCTTGAGCTTCCTGGTGTAAACTGATCTGCATGAACGGTAATTTCAAAACCTAATGCTTTTGCTTTAAGTAAGAATTCCTTACTCTCTTCAGGCTGAAATGCAGACTTTTCAATAAAAATGTCTACTCTATTTGCCAGTCCTTCTTCTTTTACTTTTGGCAAAATTTCAGTAATGATATAGTCAAGATATTCAGGATTGCTTCCTTCAAAGTCTCTAGGCTTTAGATGTGCCGAAAGACAGGTTGGAACTAAAGTAGCCTTAGTTGTGTTCTGTGCTTTTTTAATCATTCTAAGCATCTTCAGCTCATTTTCCACATCCAGACCGTAGCCACTCTTTACTTCAATGGTTGTAATTCCTAGATCAATCAAAAAATTGATTCTTTCCACTAAAGTTCTCAGTAATTCTTCTTCAGAAGCATTTCGTGTATGTTGTACGGAGCTCCAGATTCCACCACCGCTTTCAGCGATTTCCAGATAAGTTTTTCCTGCATTACGCATGGCAAAATCATTGGCGCGGTTTCCTCCGAAACAGATATGGGTATGTGAATCTACAAAGGCAGGAAGTACAATCTGTTCTCCTTCAATGTGTTCAATTTCTATGGCAGGGTTTTCTGTTTTTAATGTTTCAAAATTTCCAACTTTCTGAATGGTATTATGATCTACTACAATTCCTCCGTCTACAATAATTTCCAGCTGTTCATCGGAAATTTTTCCTCTTAATGGTAAGTTAGCAAGCGTTACCACCTGCTTAAATGGTCCTATTAATTTCATTAGTTTAAAGTTAATGCTAATGTTTAGATTGAGGCAGATTCATTCATCATCAATACTAGCCTGCTAAACAATCAAAATTTTAATAATTTTTATCAATAATTTCTCCTCTCAAAAATACTTAAAATATCCCAATTATTTAAATCTTAGCTGTTCTCATTTTTAACCTTAGCGTAAACTCTGTGTCAATCTTAACCTTTTCTCAATCTGCCCTTCAACCTTAGTCTAAATTTGCTATCTTTGAGGTAAATGAAATGAATTAATGCCAGATTTTTTACATCCAGATAAGGAAAACTACTCACGCGAGGAGCTGATGCAGGAAGAACAGATCCGTCCCCAGAGCTTTAAAGATTTTGCGGGACAGAGAAAAACGCTGGAGAACCTTGAAGTTTTTGTTACCGCTGCGAAAAGACGTGGCGGAGCATTAGATCATGTTTTATTGCATGGTCCGCCAGGTCTTGGAAAAACTACTTTAGCCAATATTATTGCCAATGAGCTTGGTGTCAACTGTAAGATTACTTCCGGTCCTGTATTGGACAAACCCGGAAGTTTAGCTGGTTTATTGACCAATCTGGAAGAAAATGATGTTCTTTTCATTGATGAAATTCACCGTCTTTCTCCTGTTGTAGAAGAATATTTGTATTCTGCGATGGAAGATTATAAGATTGACATCATGCTGGAGACAGGTCCTAATGCCAGAAGTGTACAGATAGGACTGAATCCTTTTACCTTAGTAGGAGCAACTACCAGAAGCGGAATGCTTACTAAACCCATGCTTGCCCGATTCGGGATTCAAAGCAGACTGGAGTATTATTCTATTGAACTTTTATCAATGATTATCCAGCGAAGTGCGAGGGTTCTGGGAGTTGTCATTTACGAAGATGCAGCGATAGAAATTGCAAGAAGAAGCCGTGGAACCCCAAGGATTGCCAATGCATTATTGAGAAGGGTGCGTGATTTTGCGGAGATCAAAGGGAATGGTGAAATTGAGATCAATATTACAAAATATGCGCTGAACTCTCTAAATGTAGACGAATTTGGATTGGATGAAATGGATAATAAGATCATGCGTGTTATGATTGAAAATTTTAAAGGAAAGCCAGTTGGCATTTCTGCTCTGGCCACATCTATTGCTGAAAATCCTGAAACGCTGGAAGAGGTTTATGAACCGTTTTTGATCCAGGAAGGATTTATTATCAGAACTCCGAGAGGAAGAGAAGTTACTGACAAAGCTTACAAACATTTAAATATTACAAGACCTAAAAATCCGGGAGAACTTTTTTAATTCAAGGTTCAAAGTGTAAGGTTCAAGGTTAATGAGAGTTTATTAGTTTATGTTTATACCAAAATTATACAGAAGCGAAGATTACAATTTGATGAGAGAGATCATTAAAGAAAACTCATTTGCTTTACTGATTTCTTCTGTTGACAAAATCCGGGCGACTCATGCTATGATGATGCTAAATGAAGATGATCCGGAAAATGCTTATATTGAAACTCATATTTCAAGAGCTAACCCACAGGCGAAAACTTTAAAAAACGGAGATGAAGTTCTTTGTGATTTTTTAGGGGCCCACACTTACATATCCAGCAGTTGGTATGATCATATTAATGTTTCCACCTGGAATTATGAAGCAGTGCAGATCTACGGAAAGATTGAACTGATGAATCATGACGAGCTGTATGCTCATTTGGACAAATTAACGTCCAAATATGAAAAATTTCAGCAATGTCCAATGATGGTGAAGGATATGGGAAAAGAATTTGTGGAAAAGGAAATGAAGGGAGCTTTTGGTATTAAAATAATTCCTGACGAAATATTTATTAAGCAAAAACTTTCTCAGAATAGAAAAGAGGCTGATTATGAAAACATTATTAACCATCTTGAGGGTTCTGATGATAACGCAAGAAAGATTGCGGAGAAAATGAAAGTAATAAAAAAATAATCAAAATATACATATGAAGTTATATCCAATACAATGTGGAAAATTTAAACTGGACGGCGGTGCTATGTTCGGAGTCGTCCCGAAGAGTCTGTGGGAAAAAACAAACCCGGCAGACGAAAAAAACCTGATTGAACTGGGAACACGTTCCCTGCTTATTGAAGACGGAAAAAAACTAATCCTGGTAGACTGTGGTCTTGGAAACAAACAGGATGATAAATTTTTCGGACATTATTCTCTTTGGGGAGATGATACTCTTGATAAAAATCTAAAGAAATATGGTTTTATAAAGGAAGATATTACGGATGTATTTCTTACCCACCTTCACTTCGATCACTGTGGCGGCGCTATAGAATGGAATGATGACAGAACCGGATACAGACCAGCTTTCAAAAATGCCAACTTCTGGACTAATGAAAATCACTGGCAATGGGCAACAGAGCCAAACGCAAGGGAAAAAGCCAGTTTCCTGAAAGAAAACATTATGCCTATGCAGGAAAGTGGCCAGCTTAATTTTTTACCGCTTCCTACTACCGGAAACTACGGTTTTGCTCCGGATCTGAAGATGGATGTCATCTTTGTAGACGGTCATACAGAAAAACAGATGCTTCCGGTAATCCAATATCAGGAAAAAACAGTTGTTTTTGCTGCAGATCTTATTCCTACAGCAGGACATATCAACCAGGTATATGTGATGGGATATGATACCAGACCTCTTTTAACATTGGAAGAGAAAGGAAAGTTCCTTAAGCAGTGTGTAGATAATGAATATATATTGTTCTTTGAACATGATGCTCATAATGAGCTTGCAAGTCTTAAAATGACCGACAAAGGGGTACGACTTGATGAGACGTTTAGCTTTAATGATGTTTTTGGATATTAATTTTAAATCATGGAAGAATTACATTCAGAAACACAGCAAGCTGAACCGGAACCAGCACCCAAAATCATAGGCTTAACAGGCGGTATAGGCTCTGGAAAAACTACAGTAGCACACTTTATAGAGGAATTCGGCTTTCCGGTTTATTATTCCGATGACAGAGCCAAGGCAATCGTCAATGAAAGCGAAGATTTGAAAATAAAGATCAAGGAACTTCTTGGTGAAGGATCTTATGATGAAAATGGATTGTATGACAGAAAATTTGTTGCCAGTAAAGTTTTCAACAATAATGATCTGCTCCAGCAATTAAATGAAATCATACACCCAGCTGTACGAATTGATTTTGAAGATTGGGTTAAGAAGCAAAGCAAATATTTGGTTTTCAAAGAAACCGCATTATTGTTTGAACTGAGACTTAACAGACAATGTTATAAATCTCTTTTGGTAACGGCTGAGGATAATATCAGAGCTAAAAGGGTAATGGATAGAGATAACAAAACCTATCGTGAGGTAGAGGCTGTCATGGAAAAGCAGATGCCTGAAAGGGATAAAATTAAAATGGCAGATTGTATCATCTACAACAATACCAATCTGGAAGAATTAAAAGAACAGACTGAAAAAGTGATTTTTGCTATTGAATAGAAATATTCTTAAAGGTTATTTTCTCAATTAAAGAATAAAAAAGCCCTCATTCTTTTGAGGGCTTTTTGTATTATTCCTTTATAAATTTCTTTTGAATGATATTTCTATTATCTTCAATATATATAACATATACACTGTTGATTAGTTTACTCATATCAATCTTATTATTTAATATTATTCCTCCTGATATAAATTGGCCAGAAACGTTCTATAACTTATAATTAGCCTTATTACTAATATTTTTTATAATTATTGTAACTAATCAATATATAATAAGGATAATAAAAAAATAAGCCTCCATTTCTGGAGGCTTATTCTATTTGAAATTTAGCTTACTTATTCTTTGATAAATTTCTTCTGAACAGTTTTACCGTTATCATCGATATCGATTACATAAACACCGTTAATCAATCTGCTTACGTTGATTTGGTTATTCAGTAAGATACCATCTCCGATTACCTGTCCGGCAGCATTATATATCTTATATTTAGCTCTCTTGCTGATATTTTTCACAAACAGTATTGAGCTTACCGGGTTAGGATAAATCATGATACCCGTCTGATCAATTGGATTAGCTACTATCGGTTTAGAGATTCTTACTGTGTAATCCTCTACTTCTCCATTTTTGAAGCTTGTACAGTTTACAGGGATACCATCTCTTTCCATTGCTACTCTCATCACTACATATTTGTAATCTGTCATGCTTACAAACGCATCTGCCGGTACATTGAATTTACCTGAGATAGGGCTGTCTGTATTCGGTGGAGAGCTTAATACTCTTTCATTGATATCAAATTCACCATTTCTGTTGAAGTCAATCCATACTGCAATTCCTTCGTTATAAGTATTTCCTGTCCACTTCTTCTCAATGATGATCTCATTGTCTGTTGATCCCTGAATCATTTCGATGAATGTTTTAGGAACTCCTGTATAATCTGTATACGTTGATGCTCCTGATTCATTCTCCATCGTTTTTTTACCAGTAGGCTTCACTGTAACTTTAGAAATATGCTCTCCTGTAGAACTTCCTGAATTCATCTTACAATAAATTACTGTAGGAGTTGTGAAGTAATATGGAGGGGTATAATTTCCTGGTGTACCATTACAGATATTTACAACCTGCATTTCATATTTCGTTAATTCTGTAAGACCTGTTAATACAAGATTATTAACCAATGATGGTACTTCTGTCCAGCTTGGAATACCCACTTTTCTATATCTAAGAACGTAGGTTGCTCCTGGGAACGGATCCCATTGGATCGCTGCAGAGGTAGGAAGCAATTGAGTAATCGTCAAGCCTGGAGGCGGAATTTCACAGATTCTTTCTGTTGTAAATACTTTAGGGTTAGAATATGGATTCAGAGTTGTTTCTCCGTTACACGTATTAGCAATCTGCACTTCGTAAGTAGTGAATGGCTCTAATGGAGTTACACTTCCTAATACATAAGTATTTGCAGGAGCTACCGGTAAACTAATAATATTCCATGTTGTAGTACCTACTTTTCTCCATCTCATTGTATAGGTAGAACTTGCTGCAAGCGGAGTCCATGTAATCAATGCTGTTGTTGGAGTAATATTACCTACTGTCACATTTGGAGGAGTAGGATCACATCTTGTAGTAAATGTCTTGATTGGAGTTGCTGTTCCAATAATATCTCCACAAATTGCTGCTACTTCTACTTCATAAGTGGTAGCTGGTGTCAATCCGGTGATTACTAATGGAAGGTTACCCAATTGTGCTGAAGCATATACCTGTGTCCAGGCTGTTGTTCCCTGAACTCTGTATCTTACCACATAACTTACTCCTCCTCCTGTAATTGTAACAGTAGCTGTTGTATGAGTAGTAGTAAATGTAGGTGCATTTGGAGTTGCATTACTACAAGGTCTGATTCTTACTCTGTAGTCTTCCACTTCCCCATCTACTGCATTCTGACACATTACAGGAGCACTTGTACGTTTTAGTACAACTCTCATTGTAGTTGTCAATGGACCAGTATAAGATGTTGAAGGAACGGCAAACGTAGCAGTAACAGGAGTAGTTGTATTAGCTGGAGAAATTAAAATTCTCTCAGCGTCTGTAAACTGTCCGTTTCTGTCAAAGTCGATCCATGCTGTTACAGCATCGTTACCTGTAGCTCCAGTCCAACCTTTAGCTACAGAGATCTTATTATTTTGAGAATCAACATCTAAAGTAATAAGAGTCTCAGGTGTTGTATAGCTAGTATAATTAGTCTGTACTGAAGTATTGTTCATTGGAGGAACTCCAAGGTTCGAAGAGGTAACTGTTACATTCGAAATATGGTCATTTGTTCCTGTACCTGTCATAGGGCAGTAAGACAACGGTGGTGTTGTAAACGTTACTGATGATGAGTAAGATCCTGTAGAACCTCCACATGTTGTAGAAACCTGAACTTCATAATTTGTCTGCTCAGTAAGACCAGTGATTCCATAGAAGTTTTGACCAGCTGGCACAGTAGCCGTCTGCCAAACACCTCCAGGAGTAGTTCTCCATCTTATATTATAAGTACCTCCTACAGTTGCAACCCATGATACTGTTGCAGTAGTTGCACCAATATTGTTTACTGTAATATTCGTTGGAGGAGCTGTTGTACAGTTTTGAGAATCTACAAATTTTACTGGATAATCTTCTACTTCTCCCTGAGTAAATGTTCCACAAGGGTTAGCATTATCAAAATATCTCATTACTACACGCATACGGGTAGGAAGAGTTCCAGTATATACATTTCCACTCGCTACTGTAGGCACAGCAAAAGTTGCCGTTACCGGAGTCGTTGTATTATAAGTAGTATTAAGGATTCTCTCACTTGTTTCAAATGTTCCGTTTCTGTTAAAATCAACCCAAGCTGAAACTCCATAAGATGTAGGAGAACCTGGCCAGTATTTGTTCACAGAAATTTTATTATTTGCAGAACCTCTTTCAAATATCACTATTCTTGTAGGGTCTGGTGTGTAATCTTTATAGTTATCTGATCCTGAATTACTCAACATGATAGGAGTATTCGTAGGAGTAACGGTTACATTATTAATATATCCACTAGTAGCAGTATTACCTGTAGGACCTGCTGTACAATAAGTAAGAGCCGGAGTTGTAAAGTTTACACTCGGAGAGAATGCACCTGTAGTACCTCCACAAATTGTAGCTACCTGAACTTCATATGCTGTCTGCTCTAATAATCCTGTAAGCATTTGGTTACTTACCAAAGGTGTATTTACAGCAATCTGCTGCCATGCACCAGAAGGAGAAACTCTATATCTTACAATATAAGTAGCTCCTGTAGTTGATGTCCAAGTAACGTTAGCTGAAGAAGGAGTTACATTGTTTACCTGAATATCAGACGGTGGAGCTGTAGTACATGCTGACAAATCAATAAGTTTAACAGCATAGTCTTCTGTCTCACCATAAGAATATGTACCACAAGCATTAATAGGGCTGTACTCATTCATTACAACACGCATTCTGGTAGTTAGGTTTCCAGTATACGCACCACCTGCGGCAGTTGGTATATTGAATGTGGCTGTAACCGGTGTTGTCGTATTACTTGGAGAAGTCAATACTCTTTCAGTAGCTTCAAAAACACCATTACGGTTAAAGTCAATCCAAA
The window above is part of the Chryseobacterium sp. MA9 genome. Proteins encoded here:
- the hutI gene encoding imidazolonepropionase gives rise to the protein MKLIGPFKQVVTLANLPLRGKISDEQLEIIVDGGIVVDHNTIQKVGNFETLKTENPAIEIEHIEGEQIVLPAFVDSHTHICFGGNRANDFAMRNAGKTYLEIAESGGGIWSSVQHTRNASEEELLRTLVERINFLIDLGITTIEVKSGYGLDVENELKMLRMIKKAQNTTKATLVPTCLSAHLKPRDFEGSNPEYLDYIITEILPKVKEEGLANRVDIFIEKSAFQPEESKEFLLKAKALGFEITVHADQFTPGSSRIAVEVGAKSADHLEATIDEDIEFLAKSDTVATALPGASLGLGEKFTPARKLLDAGAIVAIASDWNPGSAPMGNLITQASILAAFQKLTTAEVLAGMTFRAAYALNLEDRGQLETGKKADFVTFKTNNFQNILYNQGSLKAELVYIDGNKN
- the ruvB gene encoding Holliday junction branch migration DNA helicase RuvB → MPDFLHPDKENYSREELMQEEQIRPQSFKDFAGQRKTLENLEVFVTAAKRRGGALDHVLLHGPPGLGKTTLANIIANELGVNCKITSGPVLDKPGSLAGLLTNLEENDVLFIDEIHRLSPVVEEYLYSAMEDYKIDIMLETGPNARSVQIGLNPFTLVGATTRSGMLTKPMLARFGIQSRLEYYSIELLSMIIQRSARVLGVVIYEDAAIEIARRSRGTPRIANALLRRVRDFAEIKGNGEIEINITKYALNSLNVDEFGLDEMDNKIMRVMIENFKGKPVGISALATSIAENPETLEEVYEPFLIQEGFIIRTPRGREVTDKAYKHLNITRPKNPGELF
- a CDS encoding FMN-binding negative transcriptional regulator, coding for MREIIKENSFALLISSVDKIRATHAMMMLNEDDPENAYIETHISRANPQAKTLKNGDEVLCDFLGAHTYISSSWYDHINVSTWNYEAVQIYGKIELMNHDELYAHLDKLTSKYEKFQQCPMMVKDMGKEFVEKEMKGAFGIKIIPDEIFIKQKLSQNRKEADYENIINHLEGSDDNARKIAEKMKVIKK
- a CDS encoding MBL fold metallo-hydrolase; the encoded protein is MKLYPIQCGKFKLDGGAMFGVVPKSLWEKTNPADEKNLIELGTRSLLIEDGKKLILVDCGLGNKQDDKFFGHYSLWGDDTLDKNLKKYGFIKEDITDVFLTHLHFDHCGGAIEWNDDRTGYRPAFKNANFWTNENHWQWATEPNAREKASFLKENIMPMQESGQLNFLPLPTTGNYGFAPDLKMDVIFVDGHTEKQMLPVIQYQEKTVVFAADLIPTAGHINQVYVMGYDTRPLLTLEEKGKFLKQCVDNEYILFFEHDAHNELASLKMTDKGVRLDETFSFNDVFGY
- the coaE gene encoding dephospho-CoA kinase (Dephospho-CoA kinase (CoaE) performs the final step in coenzyme A biosynthesis.); the encoded protein is MEELHSETQQAEPEPAPKIIGLTGGIGSGKTTVAHFIEEFGFPVYYSDDRAKAIVNESEDLKIKIKELLGEGSYDENGLYDRKFVASKVFNNNDLLQQLNEIIHPAVRIDFEDWVKKQSKYLVFKETALLFELRLNRQCYKSLLVTAEDNIRAKRVMDRDNKTYREVEAVMEKQMPERDKIKMADCIIYNNTNLEELKEQTEKVIFAIE
- a CDS encoding GEVED domain-containing protein yields the protein MKKFFTSLILFLCLICTGFVSKVSAQAGQIGTGTGTSVYLPIRSYYGYSYSQQIYTAAEVSTAIGTSTYITAVKFYATTVSTSQDVYKDWVVYMGNTTQNNFATTTNWVPLSSLTQVFSGTLPNLTNGNWVTLQLATPFLWNGTDNLVIAVNEKTPGYSSSPGTAWGSYNAGANRGMIYYEDSANPDPAAPPPAKDRLADIPRVQLESHQLPACSAAPPTNITVSNLTTVSANVGWYLSAGATYVVRYRPVAGGPWVTINVTTPLVGNQIITGLTEQTQYEVQVATVCGGAQGAFSSSVNFTTPALSYCNSAATSTFIDGYISQVTVNAQGAPSMNSNSNQSGYTDYSTDPTRLVTLVRGGTATVSVAKTWPGYQYSFLTGVWIDFNRNGVFEATERVLTSPSNTTTPVTATFNIPTAAGGAYTGNLTTRMRVVMNEYSPINACGTYSYGETEDYAVKLIDLSACTTAPPSDIQVNNVTPSSANVTWTSTTGATYIVRYRVSPSGAWQQIAVNTPLVSNQMLTGLLEQTAYEVQVATICGGTTGAFSPSVNFTTPALTYCTAGPTGNTATSGYINNVTVTPTNTPIMLSNSGSDNYKDYTPDPTRIVIFERGSANNKISVNKYWPGSPTSYGVSAWVDFNRNGTFETSERILNTTYNTTTPVTATFAVPTVASGNVYTGTLPTRMRVVMRYFDNANPCGTFTQGEVEDYPVKFVDSQNCTTAPPTNITVNNIGATTATVSWVATVGGTYNIRWRTTPGGVWQTATVPAGQNFYGITGLTEQTNYEVQVSTTCGGSTGSYSSSVTFTTPPLSYCPMTGTGTNDHISNVTVTSSNLGVPPMNNTSVQTNYTSYTTPETLITLDVDSQNNKISVAKGWTGATGNDAVTAWIDFDRNGQFTDAERILISPANTTTPVTATFAVPSTSYTGPLTTTMRVVLKRTSAPVMCQNAVDGEVEDYRVRIRPCSNATPNAPTFTTTHTTATVTITGGGVSYVVRYRVQGTTAWTQVYASAQLGNLPLVITGLTPATTYEVEVAAICGDIIGTATPIKTFTTRCDPTPPNVTVGNITPTTALITWTPLAASSTYTMRWRKVGTTTWNIISLPVAPANTYVLGSVTPLEPFTTYEVQIANTCNGETTLNPYSNPKVFTTERICEIPPPGLTITQLLPTSAAIQWDPFPGATYVLRYRKVGIPSWTEVPSLVNNLVLTGLTELTKYEMQVVNICNGTPGNYTPPYYFTTPTVIYCKMNSGSSTGEHISKVTVKPTGKKTMENESGASTYTDYTGVPKTFIEMIQGSTDNEIIIEKKWTGNTYNEGIAVWIDFNRNGEFDINERVLSSPPNTDSPISGKFNVPADAFVSMTDYKYVVMRVAMERDGIPVNCTSFKNGEVEDYTVRISKPIVANPIDQTGIMIYPNPVSSILFVKNISKRAKYKIYNAAGQVIGDGILLNNQINVSRLINGVYVIDIDDNGKTVQKKFIKE